From a single Vitis vinifera cultivar Pinot Noir 40024 chromosome 18, ASM3070453v1 genomic region:
- the LOC100257512 gene encoding pentatricopeptide repeat-containing protein At3g09040, mitochondrial produces the protein MAIESSATDRRHRFNHSGTRLSHESMRHGRAPFTTLHRSNSLSFHHQSNFSTIQRQVNQTSEHKIFTHLLKICLQQCQRIKIRHPFDETPQRLAQASRTSKTIHAQTLKFGFGSKGRLGSAIVDLYAKCGNVEFAAKAFNQLEKRDILAWNSVLSMYSRQGSLEQVIWCFGSLQNCGVSPNQFTYAIVLSSCARLVDIDLGKQVHCGVIKMGFEFNSFCEGSLIDMYSKCGSLVDARKIFDAVVDPDTVSWTAMIAGYVQVGLPEEALKVFEDMQKLGLVPDQVAFVTVITACVGLGRLDDACDLFVQMPNTNVVAWNVMISGHVKRGCDIEAIDFFKNMWKTGVKSTRSTLGSVLSAIASLEALNYGLLVHAQAIKQGLNSNVYVGSSLINMYAKCEKMEAAKKVFDALDERNLVLWNAMLGGYAQNGYASKVMKLFSEMRGCGFWPDEFTYTSILSACACLECLEMGRQLHSFIIKHNFEYNLFVENTLVDMYAKCGALEEARQQFEFIRNRDNVSWNAIIVGYVQEEDEDEAFNMFRRMILDGIAPDEVSLASILSGCANLQALEQGEQVHCFLVKSGLQTCLYAGSSLIDMYVKCGAIEAARYVFSCMPSRSVVSMNAIIAGYAQNDLVEAIDLFQEMQNEGLNPSEITFASLLDACTGPYKLNLGRQIHCLIQKRGLLYDGDFLGVSLLVMYMNSQRKTDADILFSEFQYPKSTILWTAIISGHTQNGCSEEALQLYQEMHRNNARPDQATFASVLRACSILASLGDGRMIHSLIFHVGLDSDELTGSAVVDMYAKCGDMKSSVQVFEEMGSKNDVISWNSMIVGFAKNGYAENALKIFDEMKHTRIRPDDVTFLGVLTACSHAGRVSEGREIFDIMVHSYKIVPRLDHCACMIDLLGRWGFLKEAEEFIDKLNFEPNAMIWATLLGACRIHGDDIRGRRAAEKLIELEPENSSPYVLLSNIYAASGNWDEVNSVRRAMREKGLRKLPGCSWIVVGQKTNLFVAGDKFHPSAGEIHALLKDLIALMKEDGYIAETDSLLEDED, from the coding sequence ATGGCCATTGAGAGCTCGGCAACCGACCGACGTCACCGATTTAATCACTCAGGGACTCGACTGAGTCATGAGTCAATGCGTCACGGTAGAGCTCCGTTCACAACACTACACAGATCCAATTCCCTCTCCTTCCATCACCAATCCAACTTTTCAACAATTCAGCGCCAAGTGAATCAAACTTCAGAGCACAAAATATTTACtcatcttttgaaaatttgcCTACAACAATGCCAGCGAATCAAAATCCGCCACCCGTTCGACGAAACGCCTCAAAGGCTAGCCCAAGCTTCAAGAACCAGCAAAACTATCCACGCCCAGACCCTGAAATTTGGGTTTGGATCAAAAGGGCGGCTGGGTAGTGCCATTGTTGATTTGTATGCTAAATGTGGCAATGTGGAATTTGCTGCGAAGGCATTTAACCAGCTTGAGAAACGAGATATACTGGCATGGAACTCGGTTCTTTCCATGTATTCGAGGCAGGGATCGTTGGAGCAGGTTATTTGGTGTTTTGGGTCATTGCAGAATTGTGGCGTGTCGCCCAATCAGTTCACTTATGCTATTGTTTTGTCCTCTTGTGCAAGATTGGTGGATATTGATCTGGGCAAACAAGTCCATTGTGGTGTTATTAAGATGGGTTTTGAGTTTAATTCCTTTTGTGAAGGGTCTTTAATTGATATGTATTCAAAATGTGGTTCTCTGGTTGATGCTCGGAAAATATTTGATGCAGTGGTGGATCCTGATACAGTTTCCTGGACAGCAATGATTGCAGGGTATGTTCAAGTTGGTTTACCTGAGGAGGCACTTAAGGTGTTTGAGGATATGCAGAAACTAGGCCTTGTTCCAGACCAGGTTGCATTTGTGACTGTCATAACTGCATGTGTTGGTTTGGGAAGGCTTGATGATGCATGTGATTTATTTGTCCAAATGCCCAACACAAATGTTGTAGCATGGAATGTGATGATTTCTGGGCATGTGAAGAGAGGTTGTGATATAGAAGCtattgattttttcaaaaacatgtgGAAAACTGGTGTTAAGTCGACGCGATCCACATTAGGAAGTGTGTTGAGTGCCATTGCTAGTTTAGAAGCTCTCAACTATGGCCTGCTGGTTCATGCTCAGGCAATCAAACAGGGTTTAAATTCTAATGTTTATGTTGGAAGTTCTTTGATCAATATGTATGCCAAGTGTGAGAAAATGGAAGCTGCCAAGAAAGTTTTTGATGCTTTGGATGAGAGAAATCTTGTGCTATGGAATGCAATGCTAGGAGGTTATGCACAGAATGGGTATGCCAGTAAAGTCATGAAGTTATTCTCTGAAATGAGGGGTTGTGGTTTCTGGCCTGATGAATTTACCTACACTAGCATTCTGAGTGCATGTGCCTGCTTGGAATGTTTAGAAATGGGGCGCCAGTTGCATTCatttattatcaaacataattttgaaTACAACTTATTTGTGGAAAACACATTAGTAGATATGTATGCTAAATGTGGGGCTCTAGAGGAAGCAAGACAACAATTTGAATTCATAAGGAATAGAGACAATGTTTCTTGGAATGCAATTATTGTTGGGTATGTGCAGGAAGAAGACGAGGATGAGGCTTTCAACATGTTTCGAAGGATGATCTTGGATGGGATTGCACCTGATGAAGTGTCTTTGGCTAGTATACTTAGTGGATGTGCAAATCTTCAAGCTCTTGAACAAGGAGAGCAGGTGCATTGCTTTTTGGTCAAATCTGGTTTACAAACTTGCCTTTATGCAGGAAGCTCCCTTATTGACATGTATGTCAAATGTGGTGCCATTGAAGCCGCTCGATATGTTTTCTCTTGCATGCCTAGCCGAAGTGTTGTCTCCATGAATGCTATTATTGCAGGGTATGCTCAAAATGATCTAGTTGAAGCAATAGATCTGTTCCAAGAGATGCAGAACGAGGGATTGAACCCATCTGAAATCACCTTTGCAAGCCTTTTGGATGCATGTACTGGACCTTATAAATTGAATCTGGGAAGGCAAATCCACTGTCTAATACAAAAGAGGGGCCTTTTGTATGATGGTGATTTCTTAGGCGTCTCTCTCTTGGTCATGTATATGAACTCCCAAAGGAAAACAGATGCAGATATTCTTTTCTCAGAGTTTCAATATCCAAAGAGTACAATCTTATGGACAGCAATAATATCAGGACACACTCAAAATGGTTGCAGCGAGGAGGCTTTGCAGTTGTATCAAGAAATGCATAGAAACAATGCCAGACCGGACCAAGCCACATTTGCTAGTGTCCTTAGAGCATGTTCCATCTTAGCTTCTTTGGGAGATGGTAGAATGATCCATTCTCTCATTTTCCATGTTGGTTTGGACTCAGACGAGTTAACAGGCAGCGCCGTTGTAGACATGTATGCTAAATGTGGGGATATGAAAAGTTCTGTTCAAGTTTTTGAAGAAATGGGTAGTAAAAATGATGTTATCTCTTGGAACTCGATGATAGTTGGATTTGCTAAAAATGGGTATGCAGAAAATGCACTGAAAATCTTTGATGAGATGAAGCACACACGAATAAGGCCTGATGATGTTACATTCCTTGGTGTTCTCACTGCATGTAGTCATGCAGGCAGGGTATCTGAAGGCCGTGAAATCTTTGACATCATGGTCCATTCCTATAAGATTGTGCCAAGATTAGATCATTGCGCTTGTATGATTGATCTTCTGGGCAGATGGGGCTTTCTCAAAGAAGCTGAGGAGTTCATTGACAAGCTAAATTTTGAGCCCAATGCTATGATTTGGGCAACACTACTTGGTGCTTGCAGAATACATGGAGATGATATAAGGGGGCGACGAGCAGCTGAGAAGCTGATTGAATTGGAACCTGAAAAT
- the LOC100262647 gene encoding serine carboxypeptidase-like 42 isoform X1: MGRWWFWALFGVVLVLSVNGYPEEDLVVRLPGQPEVGFRQFAGYVDVDVKAGRSLFYYFVEAEDDPDTKALTLWLNGGPGCSSMGGGAFTELGPFFPSGDGRGLRRNSKSWNKASNLLFVESPAGVGWSYSNTTSDYTCGDASTARDMRVFMMKWLEKFPAFKSRALFLTGESYAGHYIPQLAVALLDYNSHSTGFKFNLKGVAIGNPLLRLDRDSAATYEFFWSHGMISDEIGLTITKECDFDDYVYASPHNVSFSCNQALSEANSIVGEYINNYDVILDVCYPAIVEQELRLRRMATKMSVGIDVCMTYERSFYFNLPEVQKALHANRTGLNYRWTMCSGVLNYSETDGNIDILPLLKRIVQNSIPVWVFSGDQDSVVPLLGSRTLIRELAQEMKFKITVPFGAWFHKGQVGGWATEYGNLLTFATVRGAAHMVPYAQPSRALHLFSSFVRGRRLPNTTRPSIDD, from the exons ATGGGTAGGTGGTGGTTTTGGGCATTGTTTGGTGTGGTGTTGGTGCTTTCTGTAAATGGGTATCCTGAAGAGGATCTGGTAGTGAGGTTGCCTGGTCAGCCAGAGGTTGGTTTCAGGCAGTTTGCTGGGTATGTTGATGTGGATGTCAAAGCTGGGAGGAGTTTGTTTTACTACTTTGTTGAAGCTGAGGACGACCCTGATACAAAGGCCCTCACTCTTTGGCTCAATGGAG GCCCTGGATGCTCCTCGATGGGTGGGGGTGCCTTTACAGAGTTGGGTCCATTTTTTCCCTCCGGCGATGGTCGGGGCCTAAGAAGAAATTCAAAATCTTGGAATAAAG CATCAAATCTCCTCTTTGTTGAGTCTCCTGCTGGGGTGGGATGGTCATACTCAAATACAACTTCAGATTACACTTGTGGGGATGCCTCCACTG CAAGGGACATGCGTGTATTCATGATGAAATGGCTTGAAAAATTTCCAGCATTTAAATCCAGAGCACTGTTCCTCACTGGGGAAAGCTATGCAG GGCATTATATACCACAGTTGGCTGTTGCCCTTCTGGACTACAATTCACATTCAACTGGTTTCAAGTTTAACCTTAAAGGAGTGGCT ATTGGGAATCCACTTCTCAGACTTGATCGGGATAGTGCTGCAACATATGAATTCTTTTGGTCACACGGAATGATTTCTGATGAAATTGGGCTCACTATCACAAAAGAGTGTGATTTCGATGATTATGTCTATGCAAGTCCTCACAATGTATCATTTTCATGCAACCAAGCTTTATCAGAAGCGAATAGCATTGTTGGTGAATATATAAACAATTATGATGTAATTCTTGACGTATGTTATCCAGCTATAGTGGAACAAGAGCTACGGCTGCGGAGAATG GCCACTAAGATGAGTGTTGGGATCGATGTGTGTATGACCTATGAAAGATCTTTCTATTTCAACCTTCCTGAGGTTCAGAAGGCTCTTCATGCAAATCGAACTGGTTTGAATTATAGGTGGACTATGTGCAGTGG TGTTCTGAATTATAGCGAAACTGATGGTAACATCGACATCCTCCCCTTGCTTAAAAGGATTGTTCAGAATAGCATTCCTGTTTGGGTTTTCAG CGGGGATCAAGATTCAGTTGTACCACTGCTGGGCTCCCGGACACTCATCCGTGAACTAGCTCAAGAGATGAAGTTCAAGATCACAGTTCCATTTGGAGCTTGGTTTCACAAAGGCCAG GTGGGAGGATGGGCAACTGAGTATGGAAATTTATTGACCTTTGCAACTGTAAGGGGTGCTGCTCATATGGTGCCTTATGCACAGCCGTCCAGAGCTTTGCACCTGTTCAGTTCATTTGTTCGAGGGCGGAGATTGCCAAACACAACCCGTCCATCCATTGATGATTAA
- the LOC100262647 gene encoding serine carboxypeptidase-like 42 isoform X2 has product MNSSSFESFFSPGCSSMGGGAFTELGPFFPSGDGRGLRRNSKSWNKASNLLFVESPAGVGWSYSNTTSDYTCGDASTARDMRVFMMKWLEKFPAFKSRALFLTGESYAGHYIPQLAVALLDYNSHSTGFKFNLKGVAIGNPLLRLDRDSAATYEFFWSHGMISDEIGLTITKECDFDDYVYASPHNVSFSCNQALSEANSIVGEYINNYDVILDVCYPAIVEQELRLRRMATKMSVGIDVCMTYERSFYFNLPEVQKALHANRTGLNYRWTMCSGVLNYSETDGNIDILPLLKRIVQNSIPVWVFSGDQDSVVPLLGSRTLIRELAQEMKFKITVPFGAWFHKGQVGGWATEYGNLLTFATVRGAAHMVPYAQPSRALHLFSSFVRGRRLPNTTRPSIDD; this is encoded by the exons ATGAATTCATCATCTTTTGAAAGCTTCTTCA GCCCTGGATGCTCCTCGATGGGTGGGGGTGCCTTTACAGAGTTGGGTCCATTTTTTCCCTCCGGCGATGGTCGGGGCCTAAGAAGAAATTCAAAATCTTGGAATAAAG CATCAAATCTCCTCTTTGTTGAGTCTCCTGCTGGGGTGGGATGGTCATACTCAAATACAACTTCAGATTACACTTGTGGGGATGCCTCCACTG CAAGGGACATGCGTGTATTCATGATGAAATGGCTTGAAAAATTTCCAGCATTTAAATCCAGAGCACTGTTCCTCACTGGGGAAAGCTATGCAG GGCATTATATACCACAGTTGGCTGTTGCCCTTCTGGACTACAATTCACATTCAACTGGTTTCAAGTTTAACCTTAAAGGAGTGGCT ATTGGGAATCCACTTCTCAGACTTGATCGGGATAGTGCTGCAACATATGAATTCTTTTGGTCACACGGAATGATTTCTGATGAAATTGGGCTCACTATCACAAAAGAGTGTGATTTCGATGATTATGTCTATGCAAGTCCTCACAATGTATCATTTTCATGCAACCAAGCTTTATCAGAAGCGAATAGCATTGTTGGTGAATATATAAACAATTATGATGTAATTCTTGACGTATGTTATCCAGCTATAGTGGAACAAGAGCTACGGCTGCGGAGAATG GCCACTAAGATGAGTGTTGGGATCGATGTGTGTATGACCTATGAAAGATCTTTCTATTTCAACCTTCCTGAGGTTCAGAAGGCTCTTCATGCAAATCGAACTGGTTTGAATTATAGGTGGACTATGTGCAGTGG TGTTCTGAATTATAGCGAAACTGATGGTAACATCGACATCCTCCCCTTGCTTAAAAGGATTGTTCAGAATAGCATTCCTGTTTGGGTTTTCAG CGGGGATCAAGATTCAGTTGTACCACTGCTGGGCTCCCGGACACTCATCCGTGAACTAGCTCAAGAGATGAAGTTCAAGATCACAGTTCCATTTGGAGCTTGGTTTCACAAAGGCCAG GTGGGAGGATGGGCAACTGAGTATGGAAATTTATTGACCTTTGCAACTGTAAGGGGTGCTGCTCATATGGTGCCTTATGCACAGCCGTCCAGAGCTTTGCACCTGTTCAGTTCATTTGTTCGAGGGCGGAGATTGCCAAACACAACCCGTCCATCCATTGATGATTAA